In the Drosophila teissieri strain GT53w chromosome 3R, Prin_Dtei_1.1, whole genome shotgun sequence genome, GGCATACTCCCATTTGGCAATCCACCGCGGTTCTAGTGTCGTGCTCGCCCAATCTCACAGAGACTCTGAGAAGATGCATCGTTAATAATGAAACGAAAGCCACAAATATACTGGAGTGCCTACAGGTCGCCGTTTCGGTATTTGGTACCTTCCGACACGCAGTGAGCCGCTGTTACAACATATCGGTGATTGATCAGTGATCCCGCGCAGTCCGTTCTCAATTGCAGTCCATTTGGTGGACGGTACTCCAGTAGCGCTATCCACGCGTATTGCGTGAGCAAAGCTTCCGTGCCATGCAGGATCTGGGGATGCACTACGTCGCCACCACAGATGGACCGATCGGGAAGCAATCTGGCATCTGCCGTCCTGTCGTAGTCCTTATCCGCAGTGCAGCAGATGACTGGCGGGATGCTCTGGTCTGAGGCGCAACGGGATTCGAAGATGAACTGCTTCTCAGAGTCTGTTAGTTCACCCTTCGCTATTACCGAGTTCAGGGGCACGCACAAGTAAATAGACACACACAGTCCACGTCGCTGGTTGGGATTCCGACATTCTGGGTCTGTAAACGACCATAAATATGTAAGCCGAGTTCTATTATTCGGTATTCAGTGTCCATTGCGTTGTCCACTTCTTTCGCTGTTTATTCcgaattatttatttccactTTGTGCACTTACATTTTGTACCGGCCGTGCGGTTAATCAAAACACAGAGCAAAACCACTGCGATCACCTtcattgcgattgcgattgcgactGAACTTCGGAAGCCTCGACTACGGTCTATTCGATGGACACGAGAAAAATGCCAGAGTCTTTCTCTGCTAAGTTGAGTGCGATTACTGGCTGTTATCATTTCAATAAGTTGGAACCATAAACGCGTCTGTGAAAAAGTAGACCGTTGGAAGCCAAAGTAAAAAATCCCAAAAAACACTACTTTTAGAAATAACCCAAGATACagaaaattgttaattaatacTTGCTTGACTATAGTTTCGAAATCAACATGTATTTCCCAAAATGAACCACTGACTCGTTGTCATTCTCGACGAATAGTCAATACTCGGGATATCAGCAATCCGATTGTGTTTGCACTTTCGACAGGCGACCCCAAGAAACAATTAATGCTGGCAAAGGACGAGAGGGGCTGAAGGATACAGGATACAGAATGCAGGAGCACAGACGCGGAGGACCAcaagtaatattttaaatgtagttTCGGGCTAATTGTCATGCCATCGACGGCGTCTTATCGGACGGTAGCAAAACAATTTGggcaaatttatgcaacacAAACGAGCTGAGAGTGCCCCAAAGGAGCACGAAGGACACACAGGACCACGCAGGACATGCAGGATGCCCAGATGGAGAGATAAGTCAAAAATGCTGCCATTAAAATGCTGGCATTTGCAAGTctatctggtatctggtatcgACAGGGTTTCGCAAAAGTTGCGAAAGGAGGTGAGCGGAAATCTAGCCGTGGTGGTCATTAATGAACACGGACCACTGTCCCCGCACAGTGGAGTCCATTAAAAAGGACTGAATGGCAATTAAGCACTGGAGTCAAAAGACAGAGTCGGAgtcagaatcagaatcggaatcagagGCTGAGGCAATTAAGGCGCCCCTTTCGCTGCAAGGACACTGGGCAATTAAGCCGGACCAAAGTTGGCCAATCCCTTGGAGTCGACCTTATCCTTTTCACCTATCTCTCTGGCCGAGGAAAACTTAAATGAGTTTTCCGGCAgcagagtgagagagagagagagtgagagagcgTCCCGCTGCGAGCATTTAAGTGACTGCAACTTTGATTGGCTGGCCGCTTGAGTGGCCAGCAGATTTATCTCCTATTTCCGAGTCCCCCCCAATTGCACATAAATCCCTACGACGATACCTACGCCCAGCTCGAGGGATCCAGGGATCCAGGGATCtagccataaaaatatttggaatatttGTAGCCAAACGGCGACATGTGTGTGAGTTGAGTTTTAGAGGGCGACACATCTTCGATATGCtcgtttaaaataatttattgcactGCCACTGACACCCATTGAATGTCTGGTGTGCCACCGGTTCGTTTTCTAAGTAAAGTGTCCCGGCGGCACAAGCTCACAAGATAAATTGCgcaaatagaaaaatgttctaattaaaattatgtacaaatattttggaTTTCTTCTCGCTGTCATCCATCGATGGGGtgccaattaaaattgattggAAATTCCGGGACGGCATTCCCGGCATTTCTACAACATTTCTATGGCACGTGGGCGTTCTTCAGCGCCAAGTAGCAGCTGCCCGAATCCTGTAACGTATCCTTTTCCTGTAACTCGTGATTTGCATGCAAAACCTTTGCTTTTGAACTCCGTAATGGGACTATCTGCTTGGGCTGGCCATTCTGACCATTCCGCATGACTACCCACTCCGAAAGCAATAAAAAGAAGTCTCAATTAACACTCTTGTGCCGGCGAAATGCAGCCAGATGGCTAAATGCATGCATTTAAGTCGCCACCCCGACCTCCGCTAATGTAGCAAATAAAACGGTCACCTTAATGGATTTCTGTTACGCGGTCTAGCTTCGATTTGGACAGAAGGTGGCGAGGCACAGGAACGGGCACAGGACTTCCAGGACTCCCAGGACTCTCGTGCTGTTCCATTGATTGTCCTTGAATCGCAGTCGCTCGCCACTTAATCCAATCGCGCACATGTTGAGTCCTAACAATGGACTCCTGCCTCGTCCTTCACCCCAGCCACGTCCACCTTAAGCGGCTTTCACCTTGACGTTGCCACCACCAACAAGGGCAACACGAAATGGAAACAACACCACCAGGATGTGCCGCGGATTCGGGATGCGGCATCAACTTGATTTTCGCACTAGTCTACActtaacaaattgaaatattttttaatatttatgaaacattttaaatatgaaatatgaaacaCACATTcgtgatttaaaaataaacaaaaatagttATATAAAACACTTCCTATAAGGTGGTAAGAAGCCATGCCAAAAGAATattgctgcatacttttagaaTGTGCTAAGTATCAAAGAATCTGACacatttctcccagtgcagtCATCGTTTTGGGATGTGAGGAAATCAAGGCGAACATAGGGGGTGTCCTGAGGGTTGTGTGCATTACCAACTGTTGTGAAAATTAGAACGTGTAGTCCGGCGCTTTCCAGGACTtatcacacacacgcacgacCGCACCACTTAGCCACTGAACCACTGAGCCACTCAGCCGCTGGCCACTGCACCGCACCACCTTTGCATTGACTTGTGCTACGATGATGATGTATTAGCAGtggaattaaaattaaaaagcccGATCAGGTTGCCCCCTTTGATGAGGTCTTTTGTTGTGCAAGtgcacatatatacatagtgAGTAGTGGCAAAGAGCCCGTTGCTAATTAATCCCACAGAGAATGCAGCAAAGGCAAACCGAACT is a window encoding:
- the LOC122621648 gene encoding serine protease 7, whose product is MITASNRTQLSRERLWHFSRVHRIDRSRGFRSSVAIAIAMKVIAVVLLCVLINRTAGTKYPECRNPNQRRGLCVSIYLCVPLNSVIAKGELTDSEKQFIFESRCASDQSIPPVICCTADKDYDRTADARLLPDRSICGGDVVHPQILHGTEALLTQYAWIALLEYRPPNGLQLRTDCAGSLINHRYVVTAAHCVSEGTKYRNGDLVSVRLGEHDTRTAVDCQMGVCLPSAVRIPVEQIHIHESYGSRTYWYDIALIRLARDVAYSPAIRPVCLPSTVAVQHWQAGQSFTVAGWGSTETSRRSPVKLSSVLTYVDPNWCVHTYSNSIPLGESHLCASGNGRGDSCEGDSGGPLMAFQEGVWVLGGIVSFGQECGSHYFPGVYSDVIFYDSWIKETMRP